One genomic region from Leptolyngbyaceae cyanobacterium JSC-12 encodes:
- a CDS encoding Late competence development protein ComFB (IMG reference gene:2510096675~PFAM: Late competence development protein ComFB), whose amino-acid sequence MSAAKPAYTYRNVMESLVVEEVERQMMSLPPKVLQYFNKTEAIAYALNRLPPLYATSERGWEQQRAKASREMQLQITAAVRQALVAVQRDPIRSNSPLRLDEDRDADEALQGLKELLKTDDLSWHNVVDTVERMLIRTARGEIAWRKRGSTVSEGQGWQDNRYIL is encoded by the coding sequence ATGTCTGCTGCAAAGCCCGCTTACACATATCGAAACGTCATGGAATCGTTGGTGGTGGAAGAAGTTGAACGGCAGATGATGTCGTTGCCACCGAAAGTGCTGCAATACTTTAATAAAACTGAGGCGATCGCCTACGCCCTGAATCGTTTACCCCCTCTCTATGCCACCAGTGAACGAGGATGGGAGCAGCAACGAGCAAAAGCAAGCCGAGAAATGCAATTGCAAATTACAGCGGCGGTGCGTCAGGCATTAGTTGCTGTTCAACGAGACCCGATTCGGTCTAATTCGCCGCTCCGGTTAGATGAAGATCGAGATGCAGATGAAGCTCTACAAGGGCTCAAAGAATTGCTCAAGACTGATGATTTATCCTGGCATAATGTGGTGGATACTGTTGAACGAATGCTGATTCGCACAGCACGCGGGGAGATTGCCTGGCGCAAACGAGGCAGTACAGTGAGTGAAGGTCAGGGTTGGCAAGATAACCGTTACATCCTGTAG
- a CDS encoding putative oxidoreductase of aldo/keto reductase family (IMG reference gene:2510096676~PFAM: Aldo/keto reductase family) yields the protein MSLKFWQSQEGFLIVQYRRFGKTNLKLSVFSLGTMRCLASEEVAYQTIERAIALGINHLETARGYGNSEQFLGAALQSGLALPREALVITTKIPPTSNASEMDQQIDESLQRLGVDYIDALAIHGLNTWEHVAWVEAANGCMKAVHAAIADGRVRHVGFSTHGFLEVILRAIATDLFEFVNLHYYFFFQRHASAIALAHQKDLGVFIISPADKGGLLYTPPERLCRLCAPFSPLELTYRFLLSNPHITTLSLGPAHPGELEGLGAIADQHTPLTDLEHTIIERLQHHASQTLGTDQCSQCYACLPCPEGIHIPEVLRLRNLTLAYDMTTYGQYRYRMFENAGHWFPGNKANRCTDCGDCLPRCPEALNIPDLLRDTHHRLNGQARRRLWE from the coding sequence GTGAGCTTGAAGTTTTGGCAAAGTCAGGAAGGTTTCCTTATTGTGCAATATCGTCGCTTTGGAAAAACGAATCTGAAACTCTCGGTATTCTCGCTGGGTACGATGCGCTGTTTAGCCTCTGAAGAGGTTGCGTACCAGACCATTGAGCGGGCGATCGCGCTGGGGATTAATCATTTAGAAACGGCACGTGGCTATGGCAACAGTGAGCAGTTTTTGGGCGCTGCATTGCAGTCTGGGCTGGCGTTGCCACGGGAAGCACTCGTTATCACAACGAAAATTCCGCCGACATCGAATGCATCTGAGATGGATCAGCAGATTGATGAGTCGTTGCAGCGCTTGGGGGTTGATTACATAGATGCGCTGGCGATTCATGGGTTGAATACGTGGGAGCATGTTGCCTGGGTGGAAGCAGCCAATGGCTGTATGAAAGCCGTTCATGCCGCGATCGCGGATGGACGAGTACGGCATGTGGGGTTTTCTACGCATGGCTTTTTAGAGGTTATTTTGCGGGCGATCGCCACTGATTTGTTTGAATTTGTTAATTTGCACTATTACTTCTTCTTCCAACGCCATGCCTCAGCGATTGCCCTGGCTCACCAGAAAGACCTTGGGGTATTCATCATTTCTCCTGCAGATAAAGGTGGTTTACTATACACTCCACCTGAACGTCTGTGTCGTTTGTGTGCCCCTTTTTCACCGTTGGAACTTACCTATCGGTTTTTGTTAAGTAATCCCCACATCACGACACTCAGCCTCGGTCCAGCCCATCCAGGCGAGTTGGAAGGGTTAGGCGCGATCGCAGATCAACACACCCCACTCACAGATTTAGAGCATACAATTATCGAGCGGTTACAACATCACGCCTCTCAAACACTGGGAACTGATCAATGCAGCCAATGTTACGCCTGTTTGCCCTGCCCTGAAGGGATTCACATTCCGGAGGTACTGCGCCTGCGAAACCTGACCCTAGCCTATGACATGACGACCTACGGACAATACCGCTATCGCATGTTTGAAAATGCCGGACACTGGTTTCCAGGGAACAAAGCGAACCGTTGCACCGACTGTGGAGACTGTTTACCCCGTTGTCCTGAAGCCCTTAATATTCCTGATCTCCTGCGAGATACGCATCACCGTCTCAATGGGCAGGCTCGGCGGCGTCTGTGGGAGTAG
- a CDS encoding hypothetical protein (IMG reference gene:2510096677) has product MPLSLLYQVAGTSIIVIGLLISSLLPGLSNIWISLLLVGIMLLLLGRWMLEEK; this is encoded by the coding sequence ATGCCGCTATCATTGCTTTATCAAGTTGCAGGGACATCCATCATTGTGATTGGGTTGCTAATTTCCTCCTTGCTGCCCGGATTATCAAACATTTGGATATCTCTCCTATTGGTTGGAATTATGTTGCTGCTCCTGGGACGCTGGATGCTTGAAGAAAAGTGA
- a CDS encoding Zinc metalloprotease (elastase) (IMG reference gene:2510096678~PFAM: Thermolysin metallopeptidase, alpha-helical domain; Thermolysin metallopeptidase, catalytic domain) yields MIRPSRRSGWIGSHQTSCICSICCIVPPHIAEQIVRNGNEHQREWAMQTLITSEQFRGRREAIGGIATFTAPAGEKRRTVFDARNGIELPGTPVRHEGEPPTDDIAVNEAYDGAGATYDMFDQIFERSSIDDRGLRLDSTVHYSQKYDNAFWNGNQMVYGDGDGELFNRFTIAIDVIGHELTHGVTQYEAGLIYYGESGALNESMSDVFGIMVKQWVKNQKVDESDWIIGAGLLTDKVKGEGIRSMKAPGTAYNDPVLGKDPQPAHVKDMYKGTADNGGVHINSGVPNYAFYLAAMEMGGYAWEKAGKIWYIALRDRLRQRSNFKRAASLLVTIAGELYGVNSQEQKAVRNAWEKVGVLTPVKPSAPPKAVASDGDAQTSSATSSEEPTKKAPKSDKTK; encoded by the coding sequence ATGATAAGACCCAGTAGAAGATCAGGTTGGATTGGTTCTCACCAGACCTCCTGCATTTGTTCCATTTGCTGCATCGTCCCTCCTCACATCGCCGAACAGATTGTCCGAAATGGCAATGAACACCAGCGAGAATGGGCAATGCAAACCCTGATCACATCTGAACAGTTCCGTGGACGACGAGAAGCCATCGGCGGGATTGCCACCTTTACCGCTCCAGCGGGTGAAAAGCGACGGACAGTGTTTGATGCTAGAAATGGCATTGAACTTCCAGGAACTCCAGTACGGCATGAAGGGGAACCCCCCACAGACGATATTGCCGTCAACGAAGCATATGATGGCGCAGGGGCAACCTATGACATGTTTGACCAGATCTTTGAACGTAGTTCCATCGATGATCGCGGCTTGCGACTAGATTCTACTGTTCATTACAGCCAAAAGTACGATAACGCCTTTTGGAATGGCAATCAGATGGTATATGGAGATGGGGATGGCGAATTGTTTAATCGCTTCACAATTGCTATTGATGTGATTGGGCATGAATTGACGCATGGAGTCACTCAATATGAAGCAGGACTCATTTACTATGGCGAATCGGGTGCTCTTAACGAGTCTATGTCCGATGTATTCGGCATCATGGTGAAACAATGGGTGAAAAACCAAAAAGTAGATGAATCGGATTGGATTATTGGTGCAGGGCTTTTAACCGACAAGGTAAAGGGAGAGGGCATCCGCTCTATGAAAGCTCCTGGCACTGCCTATAACGATCCTGTTTTAGGAAAAGACCCCCAACCTGCTCACGTTAAGGATATGTACAAGGGCACAGCCGATAATGGCGGTGTTCATATCAATTCTGGGGTACCAAACTATGCTTTTTATCTAGCCGCAATGGAAATGGGCGGGTATGCCTGGGAGAAGGCAGGCAAAATTTGGTACATTGCCCTGCGCGATCGCCTACGTCAACGCTCAAACTTTAAGCGGGCGGCCAGCCTTTTAGTCACGATTGCAGGCGAACTATACGGGGTGAATAGCCAAGAACAAAAAGCCGTCCGCAATGCCTGGGAAAAAGTCGGTGTGCTAACTCCAGTCAAACCATCTGCCCCACCCAAAGCAGTTGCGTCTGATGGAGATGCCCAAACATCATCTGCAACGAGCAGTGAAGAACCAACTAAGAAAGCTCCTAAATCTGACAAGACGAAGTAA
- a CDS encoding histidine kinase with GAF domain (IMG reference gene:2510096679~PFAM: Histidine kinase-, DNA gyrase B-, and HSP90-like ATPase; GAF domain; His Kinase A (phosphoacceptor) domain) produces the protein MLCRLSALPQCCASFDKNGLSGFAIREFAHQIVAWLYQFFPVVRKELKSLVTWFRSNRQQTALLRHVVDRVRNSLESKVVLQTAVDEVADLLKVDRCVFFWYFHDTHRIQVICESYSQPAQLVWDQADGAHDPCSSRLGYYPVESFGTLAPAIARGELVVHHGTATQLGIKRWLGSWYARLLPQRPQAEPGILGSIAAMLVPLKSQDGSVGFIACLAKHPRRWSVTEIELLQAIAQQIEIALGQAQLYEKTQKQAQRERLVNQIITQTRQSFELETILRGAIAQLLDALQVDRCLVHLVEDPNQGNASATLDWASDMFNARQSASREKHLYEVCRPPFQPSIDAFDTSGPITRWVVDYRRRVVISDVSNDERIGSNNAEYQQAEIKSSLVVPVQTKENLYAILYLNQCSHVRDWSKDDQKLAQAVADQLAITIQQAHLYAQTQQQAAESAAQAQHLAATLQELQLTQAQLIQSEKMSSLGRIVAGIAHEINNPINFIFGNLPYVELYIQNLLSLLKVYQTHYPVVDSPDLQVLANDIELDFLMADLPRILSSMKAGADRIREIVLSLRNFARLDESQCKVVDIHEGIDSTLLVLRSNIPEDVRIIRSYGELPLIECYPRQLNQVIMNILMNALDALNSWDRADKAIAICTDLITDADIQEPMIRIVITDNGPGVPHEIQSKIFDPFFTTKEVGQGIGLGLTVSYQIIVNQHRGQLKFYSEPGLGAEFMIEIPIRQFSATAPSPAESELAEQPTCVLNGVNPN, from the coding sequence ATGCTATGTCGGTTAAGCGCGCTACCGCAGTGTTGCGCATCCTTTGATAAAAATGGTTTGTCAGGGTTTGCAATCAGGGAGTTTGCCCATCAGATAGTCGCTTGGTTGTATCAGTTTTTCCCTGTTGTTCGAAAGGAATTGAAATCATTGGTTACTTGGTTTCGGTCTAACCGTCAGCAAACTGCTTTGCTAAGGCATGTTGTAGATCGGGTTCGCAACTCGCTGGAATCGAAAGTTGTTTTGCAAACAGCTGTAGATGAGGTGGCAGATCTCTTAAAAGTAGATCGCTGCGTTTTCTTTTGGTATTTTCACGACACGCATCGCATTCAAGTCATATGTGAAAGCTATTCTCAACCAGCACAGCTTGTTTGGGATCAAGCTGATGGTGCGCATGATCCATGCTCTTCCAGGTTGGGCTATTACCCTGTGGAATCGTTTGGTACACTTGCACCCGCGATCGCCCGAGGTGAACTAGTAGTGCATCACGGCACAGCAACTCAGTTAGGAATAAAGCGCTGGTTGGGGAGTTGGTATGCTCGGTTGTTGCCTCAACGTCCCCAAGCTGAACCAGGAATACTGGGAAGTATCGCAGCAATGCTGGTTCCCCTGAAATCTCAAGATGGGTCAGTGGGGTTTATTGCCTGCCTGGCTAAGCACCCCCGTCGCTGGTCGGTGACCGAGATAGAGCTACTCCAGGCAATTGCTCAACAGATCGAAATCGCCCTGGGACAGGCGCAGTTGTATGAAAAAACTCAAAAGCAAGCCCAGCGCGAACGATTAGTTAACCAGATCATCACGCAGACTCGTCAGAGCTTTGAATTAGAAACAATTTTGCGCGGCGCGATCGCCCAATTGCTAGATGCCCTCCAGGTTGATCGCTGCCTTGTGCACCTGGTAGAAGATCCCAATCAAGGCAACGCCTCTGCGACGCTGGATTGGGCGTCAGATATGTTCAATGCCAGACAATCCGCTTCCCGCGAAAAGCACCTGTATGAAGTGTGCCGTCCTCCGTTTCAACCATCCATTGATGCATTCGATACCAGCGGTCCAATAACCCGTTGGGTGGTTGATTATCGCCGTCGCGTTGTTATTTCAGATGTTTCTAATGACGAGCGAATTGGTTCTAACAATGCAGAATATCAGCAGGCAGAAATCAAATCATCGCTTGTGGTTCCCGTGCAAACTAAAGAAAATTTGTACGCGATTCTGTACCTTAACCAATGTTCGCATGTACGCGATTGGTCGAAGGACGACCAAAAGTTAGCTCAGGCAGTGGCTGATCAATTGGCAATTACAATTCAACAGGCGCATCTCTATGCCCAAACTCAGCAACAGGCAGCCGAAAGCGCAGCGCAGGCGCAACATCTAGCAGCCACCTTGCAAGAACTTCAGCTTACCCAGGCTCAACTGATTCAGAGTGAGAAAATGTCTAGCTTGGGGAGAATTGTGGCAGGGATTGCCCATGAAATCAATAATCCAATTAATTTCATTTTTGGCAACCTTCCCTATGTGGAACTCTACATTCAAAATTTGTTGAGTTTGCTCAAGGTCTATCAGACTCACTACCCAGTTGTTGATTCACCAGATTTGCAAGTGCTTGCCAATGACATTGAACTTGATTTTCTGATGGCAGATTTGCCTCGAATTTTGAGTTCTATGAAGGCAGGGGCTGATCGCATCCGTGAAATTGTCCTGTCTCTGCGTAACTTTGCCCGACTGGACGAATCTCAGTGCAAAGTTGTTGATATCCATGAAGGGATTGATAGTACGCTGCTAGTGTTGCGCAGCAATATTCCGGAGGACGTGAGAATCATCCGCAGTTATGGCGAGCTGCCCTTAATTGAATGCTACCCTCGTCAACTGAATCAGGTCATTATGAACATTCTGATGAATGCATTGGATGCTCTGAATAGTTGGGATCGAGCAGATAAAGCGATCGCCATCTGTACCGACTTGATAACAGATGCAGACATCCAAGAACCTATGATTCGAATTGTGATTACAGATAACGGTCCCGGGGTTCCTCATGAGATTCAGTCCAAAATCTTCGATCCTTTTTTCACTACCAAAGAGGTTGGGCAAGGGATCGGACTAGGACTGACAGTCAGTTACCAGATTATTGTGAATCAACACCGAGGTCAGCTCAAGTTTTACTCGGAGCCAGGATTGGGGGCAGAGTTCATGATTGAAATTCCCATTCGTCAGTTTTCAGCGACTGCCCCATCACCGGCTGAGTCTGAATTAGCTGAGCAGCCTACCTGCGTACTGAATGGAGTCAATCCCAACTAG
- a CDS encoding putative membrane protein (IMG reference gene:2510096680~PFAM: Predicted membrane protein (DUF2079)), with the protein MIAAAAIILFVCSSLRHLLFQSTAFDLGYFDQATYLISRGLPPIVSFWGFHFMGGHADWIMYPIALLYKLYPSVYWLLAIQAIALSLGAVPLYYLARDAGLKTNQATAIVVAYLLHPLIFNLNLFDFHPEVIALPLLLAGVLAARRQQIGWFTLCLVLILGCRDALSLTVAAMGLWLLLFEQRRVYGGIAIVLGITWLLIATQVIIPMFRPGGVESVWRFAYLGNSLTEITLNLILKPHLAISALFTLKNLEYLALLFLPFVWGLSVVHLAPLVAIAPTLAMNLLSTMESQKDLLHQYSLPALPFLFIAVIASLADGKGLIQHPRRIGLFALVSFVALAKVGYFSDRYLKSLDTWHATRIALTHVSPADSILTTAWIVPHVTHRPMVKVAIAGSEQQDLSQFNDILLNTRHPGWMSTPEFQQALVVQLQQDPRFKLQFHQDGIYLFMRNL; encoded by the coding sequence ATGATAGCTGCAGCGGCAATTATCCTGTTTGTGTGCAGCAGCCTGCGGCATCTGCTATTTCAGTCCACAGCATTTGACCTGGGTTATTTCGACCAGGCAACCTATTTGATCAGCCGTGGACTCCCCCCCATTGTTTCCTTCTGGGGCTTCCATTTCATGGGTGGTCATGCTGACTGGATTATGTATCCCATTGCGCTGCTGTATAAACTCTACCCCAGTGTGTACTGGCTGTTAGCAATTCAGGCGATCGCACTGTCCTTAGGAGCAGTTCCGCTCTACTACTTAGCACGGGATGCTGGGTTAAAAACTAATCAGGCGACAGCGATCGTAGTAGCATATCTGCTCCATCCATTGATTTTTAATCTGAACCTGTTTGATTTTCATCCTGAGGTGATTGCCCTGCCCCTTTTATTGGCAGGTGTGCTGGCAGCTCGACGCCAGCAGATCGGGTGGTTTACCCTCTGCCTGGTGTTGATCCTGGGATGTCGAGATGCGCTATCCCTCACAGTTGCCGCAATGGGTCTGTGGTTACTGCTATTTGAACAACGGCGGGTATATGGCGGGATCGCGATAGTACTGGGTATCACTTGGCTGCTCATTGCTACTCAAGTAATTATTCCAATGTTTCGTCCAGGTGGAGTAGAGTCGGTCTGGCGATTTGCGTATTTAGGTAACTCTTTGACAGAAATCACTCTAAATCTAATCTTGAAGCCACACCTGGCTATATCAGCACTGTTCACACTCAAGAACCTGGAATACCTGGCGTTACTGTTTCTCCCATTTGTGTGGGGATTGTCTGTTGTGCATCTAGCTCCGCTAGTGGCGATCGCCCCCACGCTGGCAATGAACCTGCTAAGTACAATGGAGAGTCAGAAAGACTTGCTGCATCAATACTCGCTACCTGCATTGCCGTTTTTGTTCATTGCTGTGATTGCTTCTCTAGCAGACGGCAAAGGGTTGATTCAGCATCCCCGACGCATCGGACTCTTCGCATTGGTCAGCTTTGTTGCCTTAGCAAAAGTCGGTTATTTTAGCGATCGCTACCTCAAGTCGCTCGATACCTGGCATGCTACCCGGATTGCACTGACTCACGTGTCACCAGCAGATAGCATCCTGACAACGGCATGGATCGTGCCCCATGTTACCCATCGCCCTATGGTCAAAGTGGCGATTGCAGGAAGTGAGCAGCAAGACCTGAGCCAGTTTAATGATATTTTATTGAATACTCGTCATCCAGGCTGGATGAGCACACCCGAATTTCAGCAAGCATTGGTTGTCCAATTGCAACAAGATCCTCGCTTCAAGTTGCAATTCCACCAGGATGGCATCTATCTATTCATGCGGAACTTGTAA
- a CDS encoding Protein of unknown function (DUF2854) (IMG reference gene:2510096681~PFAM: Protein of unknown function (DUF2854)), producing MLRQISLAKLGLVAGSILTVIGFVAYFLDNATLNLIGFFYGIPVLLGGLALKAAELEPVPLVQPTSESVAALRDRQATATQKQILNDVTRYRYGQRAHLDSSLEALGLAPTDEERPIVTGVREVETDGAYTLVLEFDSPMIPLDTWQKKQEKLTTFFGPGIRVGIEQPQEDQVNLALIATPEASS from the coding sequence ATGTTACGTCAAATTTCTCTGGCAAAGTTAGGACTCGTTGCTGGCAGTATCCTCACTGTGATTGGGTTTGTTGCTTATTTCTTGGATAATGCCACCTTAAATTTAATTGGTTTTTTCTACGGAATTCCAGTACTCCTGGGAGGACTGGCGTTGAAGGCGGCGGAGTTGGAGCCTGTTCCTCTGGTTCAGCCTACGTCTGAGTCGGTTGCGGCTCTGCGCGATCGCCAGGCAACCGCCACCCAAAAGCAAATTCTGAACGATGTTACTCGCTACCGCTACGGGCAACGGGCACACCTAGACAGTTCTCTAGAAGCATTGGGGTTAGCTCCAACGGATGAAGAACGTCCAATAGTAACTGGGGTGCGAGAAGTGGAGACAGATGGAGCCTATACGCTGGTGCTGGAATTTGACTCCCCCATGATTCCGCTGGACACCTGGCAGAAGAAACAGGAAAAGTTGACTACGTTTTTTGGACCTGGAATTCGTGTAGGAATTGAGCAACCCCAGGAAGATCAGGTGAATCTGGCATTAATTGCTACCCCCGAAGCGAGTTCCTGA
- a CDS encoding hypothetical protein (IMG reference gene:2510096682), which produces MIHDEHHRMATERALLQQIDSLRREDEMLHNILAVDIWAIAKTMDEFQPGFWAAFMKNREQALKRFLDEVVKSKPIKSQRPPFLR; this is translated from the coding sequence ATGATTCATGATGAACACCATCGCATGGCAACGGAACGCGCTTTACTCCAGCAAATTGACTCGCTTAGGCGAGAAGACGAGATGCTCCATAACATTTTGGCAGTGGATATTTGGGCGATCGCCAAAACGATGGACGAGTTTCAGCCAGGATTTTGGGCAGCATTTATGAAGAATCGGGAACAAGCACTCAAACGCTTTTTAGATGAAGTGGTCAAGAGCAAACCCATCAAGTCCCAGCGTCCTCCCTTCTTGCGCTAA
- a CDS encoding hypothetical protein (IMG reference gene:2510096683), which translates to MIDPKVMKEQIAQIESKREFLLRLLEQPNLGTLRIDVNQAIEEIDDLLEEFKATFPETPDSV; encoded by the coding sequence ATGATTGACCCCAAGGTGATGAAAGAGCAAATTGCCCAAATTGAAAGCAAGCGTGAATTCTTACTGAGACTACTGGAACAACCTAACCTTGGTACGCTTCGGATTGATGTGAATCAAGCCATTGAGGAAATAGATGATTTGTTGGAAGAATTTAAAGCGACCTTTCCAGAGACTCCTGATAGCGTTTAG
- a CDS encoding Protein of unknown function (DUF3124) (IMG reference gene:2510096684~PFAM: Protein of unknown function (DUF3124)), with amino-acid sequence MRIKLIAIALLVCIALSAACTNGSSGTASSANSQSGTVESLKPIPKNAETVSANAVPTKISQGQIVYVPVYSHIYHGNGQEQLLTVTLSIRNTSLKLPLFIRSVRYYDSAGNQVKEYTQGTLRLLPLATTEFLIPQQDASGGSGANFIVEWVAEQPISTPIIEAVMISTSSQQGISFVTSGRVIQEIPPTP; translated from the coding sequence ATGCGAATCAAACTGATTGCGATCGCACTTCTCGTATGCATCGCCCTTTCGGCAGCCTGCACTAATGGGTCTTCAGGAACGGCATCCTCTGCGAACAGTCAATCTGGAACGGTTGAATCGCTAAAACCTATCCCTAAAAACGCAGAAACCGTTTCAGCAAACGCTGTACCCACAAAAATCAGTCAAGGGCAGATTGTCTACGTTCCGGTCTACTCTCACATTTACCACGGCAACGGACAGGAACAACTCCTGACTGTGACGTTGAGCATCCGAAACACTAGCTTAAAGTTGCCTTTGTTTATTCGGTCAGTTCGTTATTACGACTCTGCTGGCAACCAGGTCAAGGAATACACACAAGGAACTCTGCGACTTCTCCCCCTAGCCACCACAGAGTTTTTGATTCCCCAACAAGATGCAAGCGGTGGTTCTGGAGCAAATTTTATTGTGGAATGGGTCGCCGAGCAGCCAATATCTACCCCAATTATTGAAGCTGTAATGATTAGCACCAGTTCTCAGCAGGGCATCTCCTTTGTTACGTCGGGTCGTGTGATTCAGGAAATTCCGCCTACTCCGTAG
- a CDS encoding tetratricopeptide repeat protein (IMG reference gene:2510096685~PFAM: Tetratricopeptide repeat), which translates to MGKPVWLKPVMLVTSLFMSAGAIATVPEMAQSQQPFDPLGAPGSDVNAANHRNNDPLSQLLREGRRLANAGNLPGALSAYRQAAELDRTNPRIFSGIGFLYASQGNHEEAIRAYQQAVTLEPNNAEFHYAIGFSLANLGRTSDAIAAYRRATQLNPRHVNANLGIGVLLARQGRYEEALEMYRRVAAIAPQNFKAQELQGTALLQMKRPRDAFTPLQQAARIAPRQAIVRVHIGTGWLQLQDYQKAMNAFSKAVELEPRNPYIQVQIGKALQAAGYLDEAMRAFQRAISLQSTLAEAHAGVGDIYFEQSNYSSAVNLYRQALAYSPQDPEIHYKLGKAMKQMGRKQEAATSLQQAKQLLEQQSDQSDRLSEIDSLLKELK; encoded by the coding sequence ATGGGAAAGCCAGTTTGGTTGAAGCCAGTGATGCTGGTTACAAGCCTGTTCATGTCTGCTGGAGCGATCGCCACCGTTCCTGAAATGGCGCAATCACAACAACCGTTCGATCCTCTTGGAGCACCAGGCAGTGATGTGAATGCTGCCAATCATCGCAACAATGACCCACTTAGCCAACTGTTACGGGAAGGACGGAGACTCGCTAATGCTGGCAATCTTCCAGGAGCTTTGTCTGCCTATCGTCAAGCAGCGGAACTGGATCGCACCAATCCCAGAATTTTCTCCGGCATTGGATTTTTGTATGCTAGCCAAGGCAACCATGAAGAAGCCATTCGTGCCTATCAACAGGCCGTAACGCTTGAGCCAAATAACGCTGAATTCCATTATGCGATCGGATTCAGTCTGGCAAATTTGGGTCGAACCTCAGACGCGATCGCGGCTTACCGCCGAGCCACTCAGCTTAATCCCCGTCATGTCAACGCTAACCTGGGAATTGGCGTACTGCTAGCACGGCAGGGCAGATATGAAGAAGCACTGGAGATGTATCGACGGGTTGCCGCGATAGCGCCTCAGAACTTCAAAGCGCAAGAATTGCAAGGGACAGCTCTGCTACAAATGAAGCGTCCCCGTGATGCCTTTACCCCGCTTCAGCAGGCGGCTCGGATTGCACCGAGGCAAGCAATCGTTCGAGTTCACATTGGCACAGGTTGGCTGCAACTTCAGGATTACCAGAAAGCAATGAATGCCTTCTCAAAAGCGGTGGAGTTAGAGCCGCGCAACCCTTACATCCAGGTGCAAATCGGCAAAGCCCTGCAAGCTGCTGGATACTTGGATGAAGCAATGAGAGCATTTCAACGGGCGATTTCGTTACAATCTACACTGGCAGAGGCCCATGCTGGAGTCGGCGATATATATTTCGAGCAGAGTAATTATTCCTCAGCAGTCAATTTGTATCGGCAGGCTCTCGCCTACTCACCCCAAGATCCAGAGATTCATTACAAACTGGGCAAGGCGATGAAGCAGATGGGACGCAAACAGGAAGCAGCAACTTCTTTGCAGCAAGCAAAACAGCTTTTGGAACAGCAGTCTGATCAGAGCGATCGCCTGTCAGAAATTGACTCTCTGTTAAAAGAGTTGAAGTAG